One window from the genome of Thermoanaerobaculia bacterium encodes:
- a CDS encoding MerR family DNA-binding transcriptional regulator: MTELADELGVTPRAIRFYEAKGLLEPQRAGATRVYSHRDRGRLQIILRGKRLGFSLALVQKYLDLYDADPTHKVQLEHLLAGARQRIAELEAQRQDLELTIEELREIEELTLEALHSTSAGARKAPTPKTSKSSPPAESVRPPRTSQSSKAAKAVKPAQPARKGRKP, encoded by the coding sequence ATCACCGAGCTGGCGGACGAGCTCGGCGTGACGCCGCGGGCGATCCGGTTTTACGAGGCCAAGGGGCTGCTCGAGCCGCAGCGGGCCGGCGCGACCCGCGTCTACTCGCACCGCGACCGTGGCCGGCTGCAGATCATCCTGCGCGGCAAGCGGCTCGGCTTTTCGCTCGCCCTGGTGCAGAAGTACCTCGATCTCTACGACGCCGACCCGACGCACAAGGTGCAGCTCGAGCACCTCCTCGCCGGCGCGCGGCAGCGCATCGCCGAGCTCGAGGCGCAGCGCCAGGATCTCGAGCTCACGATCGAGGAGCTGCGCGAGATCGAGGAGCTCACTCTCGAGGCGCTGCACTCCACCTCCGCCGGCGCCCGCAAGGCGCCGACGCCCAAGACCTCCAAGTCGTCGCCGCCGGCGGAGTCGGTCCGGCCCCCCAGAACATCACAGTCATCCAAGGCCGCCAAGGCCGTGAAGCCAGCGCAGCCAGCCAGGAAAGGGAGAAAGCCATGA